Proteins from a genomic interval of Spiroplasma diminutum CUAS-1:
- a CDS encoding dUTP diphosphatase, with product MLNKEELKYLKEKQVMLDNYIMESKKIILNEKIIKKKIIAFLVEISEFINEYREFKFWSNKGPSERSIILEELIDCLHFIISLGTDIDFDFSQFSNKIIEANDIDQWSLNVYRKTIIFEQTFEKNSYSDLLDEFLSIMYILDISNDEILQVYNKKNEINFNRQDSGY from the coding sequence ATGTTAAATAAAGAAGAATTAAAGTACTTAAAAGAAAAACAAGTAATGTTAGATAACTATATAATGGAATCAAAAAAAATAATTTTAAATGAAAAGATAATTAAAAAGAAAATAATAGCATTTTTAGTAGAAATTTCAGAGTTTATTAATGAATATAGAGAATTTAAATTTTGGTCAAATAAAGGACCTAGTGAAAGGTCAATAATATTAGAAGAATTGATTGACTGTTTGCATTTTATTATTAGTTTGGGAACAGACATTGATTTTGATTTTTCTCAATTTAGTAATAAGATAATTGAAGCAAATGATATTGATCAATGAAGTCTAAATGTTTATAGAAAAACAATAATATTTGAACAAACATTTGAAAAAAATTCATATAGTGATTTATTGGATGAATTTTTATCAATTATGTATATACTAGATATTTCAAATGATGAAATATTGCAAGTTTATAATAAAAAAAATGAAATAAATTTTAATAGACAAGATTCAGGATATTAA
- a CDS encoding glucose-6-phosphate isomerase has product MIKINFKNSKIENEISNFSISKIQDVHNMIENKTGLGNDFLGWVNWPVEFDKDELVKMKKVVENLREKIEVLLVVGIGGSYLGARAADEMIRGLYSKDKVELIYIGNTISSTYTQQIVEYVKDKEFGIVNISKSGTTTEPGIAFRVFEKLLVDLKGKEASRERIVAVTDKSKGALKQLATAEGYETFTIPDDIGGRFSVFTPVGIFPLLVAGVSVDDIFKGAKKAMEDTKDINNDAYKYAVARHILHTEKGYKAETLVGYELQMQTFTEWWKQLYGESEGKEGKGLFPTSCVFSTDLHSLGQFIQEGSKNILFETIIDIKNPNIDLNVPTNSEDLDGLNYLTTKSFHEINKVALEGVIDAHANTGEVPNIVLEFDKMDAEMFGYAAYWFMKSCAMSGYFLEINPFNQPGVEVYKTNMFKLLKKPGF; this is encoded by the coding sequence ATGATAAAAATAAACTTTAAAAACTCTAAAATTGAAAATGAAATTTCAAATTTTAGTATTTCAAAAATTCAAGATGTACATAATATGATAGAAAATAAAACTGGCTTAGGGAATGACTTTTTAGGATGAGTTAATTGACCAGTTGAATTTGATAAAGATGAATTAGTAAAAATGAAAAAAGTTGTAGAAAACTTAAGAGAAAAAATTGAAGTTCTACTTGTTGTAGGAATTGGTGGAAGTTATTTAGGAGCTCGTGCGGCTGATGAAATGATTAGAGGTTTATATTCAAAAGATAAAGTAGAATTAATTTATATTGGTAATACTATATCTTCTACTTATACTCAACAAATAGTTGAATATGTTAAGGATAAAGAATTTGGAATTGTAAATATTTCAAAATCAGGAACTACAACTGAACCAGGAATTGCCTTTAGAGTTTTTGAAAAACTTTTAGTAGATCTAAAAGGAAAAGAAGCTTCTAGAGAAAGAATTGTTGCAGTTACAGATAAATCAAAAGGTGCTCTAAAGCAATTAGCAACAGCTGAGGGATATGAGACCTTTACAATTCCAGATGATATTGGAGGTAGATTTTCAGTATTTACACCAGTTGGTATTTTTCCATTATTGGTAGCAGGAGTTAGTGTTGATGATATCTTTAAAGGAGCAAAAAAAGCTATGGAAGATACAAAGGACATTAATAATGATGCTTATAAATACGCAGTTGCAAGACACATCTTGCATACTGAAAAAGGATATAAAGCAGAAACATTAGTAGGTTATGAACTACAAATGCAAACATTTACTGAATGATGAAAACAATTATATGGAGAATCAGAAGGTAAAGAAGGTAAGGGATTATTTCCAACAAGTTGTGTATTTTCAACAGATTTACATTCATTAGGTCAATTTATTCAAGAAGGATCAAAAAACATTTTATTTGAAACAATAATTGATATTAAGAACCCAAATATTGATTTAAATGTTCCCACAAATAGTGAAGATTTAGATGGTTTAAATTATTTAACAACTAAATCATTTCATGAAATAAATAAAGTAGCTCTTGAAGGAGTTATTGATGCGCATGCAAATACTGGGGAAGTTCCAAATATTGTTTTAGAATTTGATAAAATGGATGCAGAAATGTTTGGTTATGCTGCTTATTGATTTATGAAATCATGTGCAATGAGTGGTTATTTCTTAGAAATAAACCCTTTCAATCAACCAGGAGTTGAAGTTTATAAAACAAATATGTTTAAATTACTTAAAAAACCAGGATTTTAG
- a CDS encoding S1 RNA-binding domain-containing protein encodes MLNKGQKVTAKITAIVNYGAFCEVIDETEVIKGLIHISEISDFFVKSVEDFLILNEEYEVEVIELLEDKNQVKLSFKSLRPELLKSPDTKIKETKSGFDSLKNSVESK; translated from the coding sequence ATGTTGAATAAAGGACAAAAAGTAACAGCTAAAATTACGGCTATTGTTAACTATGGAGCTTTTTGCGAAGTGATTGATGAAACAGAAGTTATCAAAGGTTTAATACATATTTCGGAAATTTCAGATTTTTTTGTTAAAAGTGTTGAAGACTTTTTAATTTTAAATGAAGAATATGAAGTAGAGGTAATTGAATTACTTGAAGATAAAAATCAAGTAAAATTAAGTTTTAAATCATTGAGACCAGAATTATTAAAATCACCAGATACAAAAATCAAGGAAACAAAAAGTGGTTTTGATAGCTTAAAAAATAGCGTAGAATCAAAATAA
- a CDS encoding NifU family protein, with product MEKNILEEKVKATLEQLRMYITQDGGDMEFVAIRDRLVYIRLKGNCVGCGLTELTFKEGVEGVLIEEFPYDIDGVELVM from the coding sequence TTGGAAAAAAATATTTTAGAAGAAAAGGTAAAAGCTACCTTAGAGCAATTAAGAATGTATATTACTCAAGATGGTGGAGACATGGAATTTGTAGCGATTAGAGACAGACTTGTATATATTAGACTAAAGGGTAATTGTGTTGGATGTGGACTTACAGAATTGACTTTCAAAGAAGGTGTTGAAGGTGTTTTAATTGAAGAGTTCCCTTATGACATTGATGGCGTAGAACTTGTAATGTAA
- the sufB gene encoding Fe-S cluster assembly protein SufB: protein MKKLKQEEEIKQISDYKYGFNEGEVSTYKVQKGLNESVIREISKYKEEPEWMLNYRLESLKIFEQKPQPGFGPDLNWIDFNDYFYYTEGAGKTVKTWDEIPDNIKRTFDRLGIPEAEKNFLAGINAQWDARPVYERMNEELEKQGVIFTDCDTALRKYPELFKKYFGQLVKNDDNKYASLNAAVWSGGTFIYIPSGVILEKPLQAYFRINYQSSGQFERTLIIVEDDAQLHYIEGCTAPVYSENNLHAAIVEIFVGKRSNVRYTTVQNWSDNVLNLVTKRSIVEEDGRMEWIDGNIGSKVNMKYPTCILKGDRSQGDTISIAVAKKGVYQDAGSKMIHLGKETKSKIVSKSITFQGGTANYRGLAYIGPEAINSKARVECDTLILDNQSHSDTIPQNKVHNNQSQIEHEATVSKVSEEQLFYLMSRGLDEQQALEIIVMGFLEPFTKELPLEYAVELNQLIKMDMEGSVG, encoded by the coding sequence ATGAAAAAACTAAAACAAGAAGAAGAAATTAAACAGATATCAGATTATAAATATGGGTTTAATGAAGGGGAAGTTTCAACATATAAAGTTCAAAAAGGATTAAATGAATCAGTTATTAGAGAAATATCTAAATATAAAGAAGAACCAGAATGAATGTTAAATTACAGATTAGAAAGTCTAAAAATATTTGAGCAAAAACCACAACCTGGTTTTGGACCAGATCTAAATTGAATAGATTTTAATGACTATTTTTACTACACAGAAGGTGCAGGAAAAACTGTTAAAACTTGGGATGAAATTCCAGACAATATAAAAAGAACTTTTGACAGACTTGGTATTCCAGAAGCTGAAAAAAATTTTTTAGCAGGAATTAATGCTCAATGAGATGCTCGTCCAGTATATGAAAGAATGAATGAAGAGTTGGAAAAACAAGGAGTTATTTTTACAGATTGTGATACAGCTTTAAGAAAATATCCAGAATTATTTAAAAAATACTTTGGTCAATTAGTAAAAAATGATGATAACAAATATGCTTCATTAAATGCAGCAGTTTGATCAGGTGGAACTTTCATTTATATTCCAAGTGGAGTAATATTGGAAAAACCTTTACAAGCATACTTTAGAATTAACTATCAATCTTCAGGACAATTTGAAAGAACTCTAATTATTGTTGAAGATGATGCTCAATTACATTATATTGAAGGATGTACTGCACCAGTTTATTCAGAAAATAACTTACATGCAGCTATTGTTGAAATCTTTGTAGGTAAAAGATCAAATGTAAGATATACAACAGTACAAAATTGAAGTGATAATGTTTTAAATTTAGTTACAAAGAGAAGTATAGTTGAAGAGGATGGAAGAATGGAATGAATTGATGGAAACATTGGTTCAAAAGTTAACATGAAATATCCAACTTGTATTTTAAAAGGTGATAGATCTCAGGGAGACACTATTTCAATTGCTGTAGCTAAAAAAGGGGTTTATCAAGATGCAGGAAGTAAAATGATTCACTTAGGAAAAGAAACAAAATCAAAAATTGTTTCTAAGTCAATCACTTTCCAAGGTGGAACTGCAAATTATAGAGGTCTTGCATATATTGGACCAGAAGCTATAAATTCTAAAGCTAGAGTTGAATGCGATACATTGATTTTAGATAATCAATCACATTCAGATACAATTCCACAAAATAAAGTACATAATAATCAATCACAAATTGAACATGAAGCTACAGTTTCAAAAGTAAGTGAAGAACAATTATTCTATTTAATGAGTAGAGGACTTGATGAACAACAAGCATTAGAAATAATTGTTATGGGATTTTTAGAACCATTTACAAAAGAATTACCTTTAGAATATGCAGTTGAATTAAATCAACTTATTAAAATGGATATGGAAGGTTCAGTAGGTTAA
- the sufU gene encoding Fe-S cluster assembly sulfur transfer protein SufU, with translation MFDKNDKIQLRQIIMEHYTQPDFKGLIDNNQSIIKFQDSPTCSDEINVQLLIENNIIKEARFDGNACAISTASTDILCYKLKNLEVKEAQNQLLNYYNMISGNDYDESILEELIAFWEINKQGNRINCALLGADGFKSILNKEV, from the coding sequence ATGTTTGACAAAAATGACAAAATCCAATTAAGACAAATAATAATGGAACATTATACTCAACCAGACTTTAAAGGTTTGATAGACAATAATCAATCTATTATAAAGTTTCAAGATTCTCCAACATGTAGTGATGAAATTAACGTTCAATTACTAATTGAAAATAATATTATAAAAGAAGCAAGATTTGATGGGAATGCATGTGCAATTTCAACTGCTTCTACAGATATACTCTGTTATAAATTAAAAAATTTAGAGGTAAAAGAAGCTCAAAATCAATTATTAAATTACTATAATATGATTTCTGGAAATGATTATGATGAATCAATTCTTGAAGAATTAATAGCTTTTTGAGAAATTAATAAGCAAGGAAATAGAATTAATTGTGCACTTTTAGGTGCTGATGGATTTAAATCAATTTTAAATAAGGAGGTGTAG
- a CDS encoding cysteine desulfurase, with product MNFKDNFSYFKNNSQEIYFDSSATSIKFDKVIEAQSEYDLKIAANTHNNLFDNAYKANQILLETRQKVANFIGVDDYREIIFTSGTTHSLNQLAFGLRKEFNEKDEILLTKLEHSSNLLPWRVLAEEENLKVDYLELDENFLIDISKISNKVNDKTKVISFAMNSNTIGSLNNVKQIVKEIRRIKKNIIIILDLAQSIAHNKINLKELDVDCAAFSTHKLYGPFGLGILWARKEILEKLKPIFYGGGNNTSISVDNYKLAPIPEKFEAGTLNLSAIYAFKKCLELIQKLNIERMISYEEELKNYFKLRLKEIDLSKFDFYNLKNNQPIVLFNLKNVNSQDFGSFLNKKYKISVRVGKHCARLANDLFKVGSTIRVSFSIYNTKEDIDKFIEALKDCDSWIEEII from the coding sequence ATGAATTTCAAAGATAATTTTTCATATTTTAAAAATAACTCACAAGAGATTTATTTTGATTCTAGTGCAACTTCGATTAAATTTGATAAAGTAATTGAAGCTCAAAGTGAATATGATTTAAAAATTGCAGCAAATACTCATAATAATTTATTTGATAATGCTTATAAAGCAAATCAAATACTTTTAGAAACTAGACAAAAGGTTGCAAACTTTATTGGAGTTGATGATTATAGAGAAATTATTTTTACAAGTGGAACAACACATTCTTTAAATCAGTTAGCATTTGGATTAAGAAAAGAATTTAATGAAAAAGATGAAATTCTTTTAACAAAATTAGAGCATTCATCTAACTTATTACCTTGAAGAGTTTTAGCAGAAGAAGAAAATCTAAAAGTTGATTACCTAGAATTAGATGAAAACTTTTTAATTGATATATCTAAAATATCAAATAAAGTTAATGATAAAACTAAAGTTATATCATTTGCTATGAATTCAAATACAATCGGGAGTTTAAATAATGTAAAACAGATTGTAAAAGAAATTAGAAGAATCAAAAAAAATATAATTATAATTCTTGATCTTGCTCAGTCAATTGCACACAATAAAATTAATTTAAAAGAGCTTGATGTTGATTGTGCTGCATTTTCAACTCATAAACTTTATGGTCCATTTGGACTTGGAATATTATGGGCTAGAAAAGAAATATTAGAAAAATTGAAACCAATTTTTTATGGAGGAGGCAACAACACAAGTATTAGTGTTGATAATTATAAATTAGCTCCAATTCCTGAAAAATTTGAAGCAGGAACATTAAATTTATCAGCAATATATGCTTTTAAAAAGTGTTTAGAACTTATTCAAAAGTTAAATATTGAAAGAATGATATCTTATGAAGAGGAATTAAAAAATTACTTTAAGTTAAGATTAAAAGAAATTGACCTTTCAAAATTTGATTTTTATAATTTAAAAAATAATCAACCAATAGTTTTATTTAATTTAAAAAATGTAAATTCGCAAGATTTTGGTTCATTTTTAAATAAAAAATATAAGATATCAGTTAGGGTTGGAAAACATTGTGCAAGACTTGCAAATGATTTATTTAAAGTTGGTTCAACAATAAGAGTAAGCTTTTCAATTTACAATACTAAAGAAGATATTGATAAATTTATTGAAGCATTAAAAGATTGTGATAGTTGAATTGAAGAAATAATTTAG
- a CDS encoding SufB/SufD family protein, which translates to MTNFNLNESYIDFRNNLPSSFTFENSENKIILLENDFGSIDLNLEQDVELNVVVLFLPSTNISKKEFNINFNLKKNSRLDLKISNIANYNCDDTFTINLNEENTSIEFYNATVINKDFNKNSIIKSIHNARNSYSNIRTYEVLKDTSKGFIRCISDIKKGSNQAEAHQELRLLVLDKEAKADSDPVLLIDENDIIASHANAIGMLDPDQIFYLLSRGLNENQAQELIINGYFEPVFQEIDDEDLLKYLKEQLKGMI; encoded by the coding sequence ATGACTAACTTTAACTTGAATGAATCTTATATAGATTTTAGAAATAACTTACCTTCAAGTTTTACATTTGAAAATAGTGAAAACAAAATAATATTGTTAGAAAATGATTTTGGATCAATTGATTTAAATCTTGAACAAGATGTTGAATTAAATGTAGTTGTACTATTTTTGCCTTCAACAAATATTTCAAAAAAAGAATTTAATATAAATTTTAATTTGAAAAAAAATTCAAGATTAGATTTAAAAATATCAAATATCGCAAATTATAATTGTGATGATACTTTTACAATTAATCTAAATGAAGAAAATACATCTATTGAATTTTATAATGCAACAGTTATTAATAAAGATTTCAATAAAAACTCAATTATTAAATCAATTCATAATGCAAGAAATTCATATTCAAATATTAGAACATATGAGGTTTTAAAAGATACTTCAAAAGGGTTTATCAGATGTATTAGTGATATTAAAAAGGGTTCTAATCAAGCTGAAGCTCATCAAGAATTAAGATTATTAGTTCTTGATAAAGAAGCAAAAGCAGATTCAGATCCAGTGTTATTAATTGATGAAAATGATATTATAGCAAGTCATGCTAATGCAATTGGTATGCTTGACCCAGATCAAATATTTTATTTATTATCAAGAGGTTTAAATGAAAATCAAGCTCAGGAATTGATAATAAATGGGTACTTTGAGCCAGTTTTTCAAGAGATTGATGATGAAGACTTATTAAAATATTTAAAAGAACAATTAAAAGGAATGATTTAA
- the sufC gene encoding Fe-S cluster assembly ATPase SufC, which yields MHKLEIKDLYVNIEDKEILKGVNLTVNSGEIHALMGPNGNGKSTLLMAIMGHPKYEIISGDILVDGESIIEMSVDERSKAGLFLAMQNPQTIPGVSNLEFLKYIVNAHSDEKKKLQEIFKDIKQGANELDFDLNMLKRFVNDGFSGGEKKKNEILQLKMLNPIFSLIDEIDSGLDVDALEVVSKNLNQVDLSTNAMVIVSHYDRFFKKVQPTHAHVIIEGKIVTSGGNEIVERINTEGYSWVKELAK from the coding sequence ATGCATAAATTAGAGATTAAAGATCTATATGTAAATATAGAAGACAAAGAAATTTTAAAAGGAGTTAATTTAACAGTTAATTCAGGAGAAATACATGCCCTAATGGGACCAAATGGTAATGGTAAATCAACATTATTAATGGCAATTATGGGACATCCAAAATATGAGATTATATCAGGAGATATATTGGTTGATGGAGAATCAATAATTGAGATGAGTGTTGATGAAAGAAGTAAAGCTGGTTTATTTTTAGCAATGCAAAATCCACAAACAATTCCAGGAGTGTCAAATTTAGAATTTTTGAAATATATTGTGAATGCTCACAGTGATGAAAAGAAAAAATTACAAGAAATATTTAAAGATATTAAACAAGGAGCCAATGAATTGGATTTTGATTTAAATATGTTAAAAAGATTTGTAAACGATGGGTTTAGTGGTGGAGAAAAGAAAAAAAATGAAATACTGCAATTAAAAATGTTAAATCCAATTTTTAGTTTAATTGATGAAATTGATTCAGGCTTAGACGTTGATGCCTTAGAAGTAGTTTCAAAAAACTTAAATCAAGTTGATTTATCAACAAACGCAATGGTTATTGTTTCACACTATGATAGATTCTTTAAAAAAGTGCAACCAACTCATGCTCACGTTATTATTGAAGGAAAAATAGTAACAAGTGGTGGAAATGAAATAGTTGAAAGAATTAATACAGAAGGTTATTCATGAGTAAAGGAATTAGCTAAATAA
- a CDS encoding lipoprotein, whose amino-acid sequence MKKLLTLLGSVSLVATTAQMAVACGTNYDKKDEYGNSILIEFLQSIDGTASISSSDILFKLINNKNGPQNKEKLTLDLLKMINLSILANTTSENNNIDESIYTNYDLANILSERWKSLNATVDRQITTEKDKYKKDYGKKWEKKWKEMLVEKYSVYQDDVKSMDLNFLENKYKANILLTDSNNSASKTLLDVLLNTNQQGVTWIGVNDIVKKHKALKNIVDSNDDTKIANYVKADLDQIAQIENSTKAEASDWKATTLTETSSTQDLVAAAKKAVEITTDKIINDTPVNLNNFTLNDTNNSRAGFLSNSQKYFLDKFYTTQAPLAISEVVIPFSENGSFDNGVTVNSFKSNDGIDQKNTNQLLKDIQDDVDGSEWRRWIVESKAANHTKATVKHYDKLMTLSNSTDFTQDMRSVVYDFVLGNKVNGENYSGGAAFAEENDGILGEIIPKISRAKDNSKFYLYNDTLGRVYYVDSTGLHIVQIDGYSYFKDGSVKVDGKAIKGLSEDKNQIDSETLTELNAFKKYNALTAEEKVNELQTNIVNSDGGTYKKLNTTIVNPYLKYLTNSSMLKGVSGSASSFDIMSEVKDWAQISSSTESASYWMTSVFDYFKTVSTIKDQSEFIKTYVQFQTDGENKQNEAIEKTEKWFYSSVETKQSLNAINPSIFYTESFDKWTEEIRTKTDASNYPKQEIIIDGENGYREKLVQETNQRFWMPKDIDENNAISYNYVYSKQAKSYIVLNFGQITSEIQNSYITFKNGGTK is encoded by the coding sequence GTGAAAAAATTATTAACACTACTAGGAAGTGTTAGTTTAGTTGCAACAACAGCACAAATGGCTGTTGCTTGTGGGACAAACTACGATAAAAAAGATGAATATGGAAATTCAATTTTAATTGAATTTCTTCAATCTATTGATGGAACAGCAAGTATCAGTTCAAGTGATATTTTATTTAAATTAATAAATAATAAAAATGGACCTCAAAATAAAGAAAAACTTACTTTAGATTTACTTAAAATGATAAATTTATCTATCTTAGCAAATACAACAAGCGAAAATAATAATATAGACGAAAGTATTTATACAAATTATGATTTAGCAAATATACTAAGTGAAAGATGAAAAAGTTTAAATGCTACTGTTGATAGACAAATTACAACAGAAAAAGATAAATATAAAAAAGACTATGGTAAAAAGTGAGAAAAAAAATGAAAAGAAATGCTAGTTGAAAAATACAGCGTTTATCAAGATGATGTTAAATCAATGGATTTAAACTTCCTAGAAAACAAATACAAAGCAAATATACTACTTACAGATTCAAATAATAGTGCTTCAAAAACACTATTAGATGTTTTACTTAACACAAATCAACAAGGAGTTACTTGAATTGGAGTAAATGATATTGTTAAAAAACACAAAGCATTAAAAAATATTGTTGATTCAAATGATGATACTAAAATAGCAAACTATGTAAAAGCTGACTTAGATCAAATTGCTCAAATTGAAAACTCAACAAAAGCAGAAGCAAGTGATTGAAAAGCAACTACACTTACTGAAACAAGTAGTACTCAAGATTTAGTGGCTGCTGCAAAAAAAGCAGTTGAAATAACTACTGATAAAATTATCAATGATACACCTGTAAATTTAAATAACTTTACATTAAATGATACTAATAACTCTAGAGCAGGATTTTTAAGTAACTCTCAAAAGTACTTTTTAGATAAGTTCTATACAACACAAGCTCCACTTGCAATAAGTGAAGTTGTAATACCATTTTCTGAAAACGGGTCATTTGATAATGGAGTAACAGTAAATAGTTTTAAATCAAATGATGGAATTGATCAGAAAAATACAAATCAATTACTAAAAGATATCCAAGATGATGTAGATGGTAGTGAATGAAGAAGATGAATAGTTGAAAGTAAAGCTGCTAATCACACAAAAGCTACAGTTAAACATTATGATAAATTAATGACTTTAAGTAATTCAACAGATTTCACTCAAGATATGAGATCTGTAGTATATGACTTTGTTTTGGGTAATAAAGTAAATGGTGAAAACTATTCTGGAGGAGCTGCTTTTGCAGAAGAAAATGATGGTATTTTAGGAGAAATTATTCCTAAAATTTCAAGAGCTAAAGATAATTCAAAATTTTATTTATATAATGACACATTAGGCAGAGTTTATTATGTAGATTCAACTGGATTACACATTGTTCAAATAGATGGTTATAGTTATTTTAAAGATGGATCTGTCAAAGTAGATGGTAAAGCAATTAAAGGTTTAAGCGAAGATAAAAATCAAATTGATTCAGAAACTTTAACTGAGTTGAATGCATTTAAAAAATATAATGCATTAACAGCAGAAGAAAAAGTAAATGAACTACAAACTAATATAGTTAACTCAGATGGTGGAACTTACAAAAAATTGAACACTACAATAGTTAATCCATATTTAAAGTATTTAACAAACTCTTCAATGCTAAAGGGAGTTTCAGGGTCAGCTTCAAGTTTTGATATTATGTCTGAAGTTAAAGATTGAGCTCAAATAAGTTCATCAACTGAATCAGCTTCATATTGAATGACTTCTGTATTTGATTACTTTAAAACAGTTTCAACTATAAAAGACCAAAGTGAATTTATTAAGACCTACGTTCAATTCCAAACTGATGGTGAAAACAAACAAAATGAAGCAATTGAAAAAACAGAAAAATGATTCTATTCCTCTGTTGAAACTAAACAAAGTTTAAATGCAATTAATCCTTCAATTTTTTATACAGAATCATTTGATAAATGAACAGAAGAAATTAGAACTAAAACTGATGCAAGTAACTATCCAAAGCAAGAAATTATAATTGATGGAGAAAACGGATATAGAGAAAAACTTGTACAAGAAACAAATCAAAGATTCTGAATGCCAAAAGATATTGATGAAAATAATGCCATTTCATATAACTATGTCTATTCAAAACAAGCAAAAAGTTATATTGTACTAAATTTTGGTCAAATAACAAGTGAGATTCAAAACTCATATATAACTTTCAAGAATGGAGGTACTAAATAA